The Aedes aegypti strain LVP_AGWG chromosome 3, AaegL5.0 Primary Assembly, whole genome shotgun sequence genome contains a region encoding:
- the LOC5568023 gene encoding odorant receptor 2a, producing the protein MQKFRYSYEMYDHNLIYVRWLADVCGVDMMVENYKINYRTVATLFLISFTVVNLGYSCWFHYPNWHVIMELMMVFSFCLQGANKFYNAYIHRHFFILMYGRLRNLHYKYQHHRENNAQLLLLMQRIHLISKGIFVLFGLGACSYFIYPVFNYWRYRRLELLISVRLPGIDADSHYGYIITMAYQIFMMVAAVFGMAAADSAILLFVCSLAGFVDVFKNELRELDMMLVQNPRDESKIRRKVREICVQHFTVIEYESDLDERYFTTCFVQVVSTTIGLSGALFLAYIVRYIPGFALMLVLTAQLLEFCLLGTVLYVKNEEITEAIYGTSWHLMEKPQQRCFALMLHKSQNFVEMTVGGLAPLNMETFVAIMKSIYSYFTMLISFIK; encoded by the exons ATGCAAAAGTTCAGGTATTCCTATGAAATGTACGACCACAATCTCATCTACGTTCGATGGCTGGCCGATGTATGTGGCGTCGATATGATGGTGGAGAATTACAAAATAAACTATCGCACAGTTGCAACTCTGTTCCTGATATCTTTCACCGTAGTTAATTTGGGTTATAGTTGCTGGTTTCATTATCCAAACTGGCACGTCATAATGGAGCTAATGATGGTCTTTTCGTTTTGCTTGCAG GGAGCTAACAAATTCTACAATGCTTACATTCATCGTCATTTCTTCATTCTAATGTATGGTCGTCTCAGAAATCTTCACTACAAATATCAACATCATCGAGAAAACAACGCCCAACTGCTACTGTTAATGCAAAGAATTCATTtgatctctaaaggaatttttgTGCTTTTCGGTTTGGGTGCATGTTCTTACTTCATTTATCCAGTATTCAATTACTGGCGTTACCGACggttagaacttttgatttcgGTCAGACTTCCTGGGATTGATGCAGATTCGCACTACGGCTACATTATAACCATGgcttatcaaattttcatgatGGTTGCGGCAGTGTTCGGAATGGCTGCTGCCGATTCAGCCATTCTTCTCTTCGTTTGCAGCCTGGCAGGATTTGtggatgttttcaaaaatgaacTGCGTGAGCTGGACATGATGCTTGTGCAAAATCCTAGAGATGAAAGCAAAATAAGGCGGAAAGTCAGAGAAATATGCGTACAACATTTCACTGTCATTGA ATACGAATCCGATTTGGATGAGAGATACTTCACTACGTGTTTCGTCCAAGTTGTTTCAACTACAATTGGTCTCAGCGGTGCCTTGTTTCTGGCGTACATAGTGAGATACATTCCTGGATTTGCACTGATGCTAGTGTTAACTGCACAATTGCTGGAGTTCTGTTTGCTTGGGACAGTTTTGTATGTTAAG AATGAAGAAATAACAGAGGCAATTTATGGAACCAGCTGGCACTTGATGGAGAAACCTCAGCAAAGATGTTTCGCTCTGATGTTGCATAAAAGTCAGAACTTCGTTGAAATGACTGTTGGTGGACTCGCACCATTGAACATGGAGACATTTGTTGCG ATTATGAAATCGATTTATTCATATTTCACAATGCTGATAAGTTTCATCAAGTGA
- the LOC23687714 gene encoding odorant receptor 49b, whose protein sequence is MNQFQKSYELYDYNLIFIRRLADVCGLDIMAKNYTFNFRTLLILILTIVSTASVLHSYVFYYQNWFRILETTVLISLIMQAIVKLYNAYIHRHFYETMYDRLRDFHYKYRNHKNHEQLLLVMEKIHMVTKAFFASYIVTGCCFFVFPVYVYLTERRRELLISIRIPYIDADSVSGYVVTMCFQSSLLVTFVIGFTAADSVILLFVCSLIAIVDVFTYDLRELTAMLNETYPNRFAIRKRMRQLFMQQLEIIEYESDLDERYFVSYFIQILSGVMGITITLFLIYKANYVQGCALLLSLFGQLLEMCLLGTIFSIKNEEITEAFYGMDWYLMDILEQKCIALMLHKSQHFVQMTVGGLRPLNMETFIVIIKSIYTYLMMLITVFK, encoded by the exons ATGAATCAGTTCCAAAAGTCCTACGAATTGTATGACTATAATCTGATATTCATTCGACGGCTGGCAGATGTTTGTGGTTTGGATATAATGGCGAAAAATTACACCTTCAACTTCCGTACACTTCTTATTCTAATCTTGACGATAGTTTCCACTGCCAGTGTACTCCACAGTTACGTGTTTTACTACCAAAATTGGTTCAGAATTTTGGAAACGACAGTTCTGATCTCACTGATAATGCAA GCCATCGTAAAACTATACAATGCATATATTCATCGACATTTCTACGAAACAATGTACGATCGCCTGCGAGACTTTCATTACAAATATCGGAATCATAAAAATCATGAACAACTGTTGCTAGTGATGGAAAAGATACATATGGTCACTAAAGCATTCTTTGCGTCATACATAGTAACCGGATGTTGTTTTTTCGTGTTTCCAGTTTACGTTTATTTGACTGAACGAAGAAGGGAATTGTTAATAAGTATCAGAATTCCTTACATAGATGCTGATTCCGTCAGTGGATACGTCGTAACAATGTGTTTTCAGTCATCTTTACTGGTAACGTTTGTGATTGGTTTCACTGCAGCTGATTCGGTTATACTGCTGTTTGTTTGTAGTTTGATTGCTATTGTCGATGTTTTTACATACGATTTGAGAGAATTGACAGCGATGCTGAACGAAACTTATCCAAATAGATTTGCGATACGAAAAAGAATGCGGCAGTTATTCATGCAGCAACTGGAAATTATCGA ataCGAATCCGACCTCGATGAGCGATATTTTGTATCctatttcatccaaattttgtcaGGAGTTATGGGAATAAcaatcacattatttttgatCTACAAAGCGAACTATGTTCAAGGATGTGCATTACTTCTATCCTTGTTTGGACAGTTGCTAGAAATGTGTTTGCTCGGAACAATTTTCTCGATCAAA AACGAAGAAATCACCGAAGCATTTTATGGCATGGACTGGTATTTGATGGATATATTGGAGCAAAAGTGTATTGCACTAATGCTCCATAAAAGCCAACACTTTGTGCAGATGACTGTAGGAGGACTGAGGCCTTTGAATATGGAAACATTTATAGTG ATTATAAAATCCATTTACACATACTTAATGATGTTGATTACCGTTTTCAAGTGA